One genomic segment of Bradyrhizobium diazoefficiens includes these proteins:
- a CDS encoding bifunctional riboflavin kinase/FAD synthetase gives MAQPFTVIRDTTPDSAIPRGAVVAMGNFDGVHLGHRAVIAAALEMGRTHGRPALALTFEPHPRRFFSPNTPQFRLTDERAKLRLLAGTGLAGAVVMTFDKARAGTSAQDFIHHDLIGRLGVSGIAVGYDFHFGKGRVGSPSLLANEAPRLGIEIDVQPHVDIDERPVSSSAIRIALAEGLLDEATAMLGAPWFITGEVIHGEKRGRNLGYPTANIRLDANCGLKHGIYAVRVGCGAERLDGVASFGRRPTFDNGAPLLEIFLFDFKGDLYGQTLDCAFVGFIREELKFDSLEALIRQMDDDSARARAMLAAAPDAFPRLGVID, from the coding sequence ATGGCCCAGCCTTTTACCGTTATCCGCGATACCACGCCGGATTCCGCCATTCCCCGGGGCGCCGTGGTCGCCATGGGCAATTTCGACGGCGTTCATCTCGGCCATCGCGCGGTGATCGCGGCGGCCCTGGAAATGGGCCGGACGCATGGCCGCCCTGCGCTGGCGTTGACCTTCGAGCCGCACCCGCGGCGGTTTTTCAGCCCCAACACCCCGCAATTCCGCCTGACCGACGAGCGAGCCAAGCTGCGGCTTCTGGCCGGCACCGGCCTTGCCGGCGCCGTGGTCATGACCTTCGACAAGGCCCGCGCCGGCACCAGCGCGCAAGATTTCATTCACCATGACCTGATCGGGCGGCTCGGCGTCAGCGGCATCGCGGTCGGCTACGACTTCCATTTCGGCAAGGGCCGGGTCGGCTCACCAAGCCTGCTTGCGAACGAAGCGCCCAGGCTCGGCATCGAGATCGACGTGCAGCCGCATGTCGATATCGACGAGCGGCCGGTCTCCTCCAGCGCGATCCGGATCGCGCTCGCCGAGGGCCTGCTCGACGAGGCCACCGCCATGCTGGGCGCGCCCTGGTTCATCACCGGCGAAGTGATCCACGGCGAGAAGCGCGGCCGCAACCTCGGCTATCCCACCGCCAATATCCGCCTCGACGCCAATTGCGGGCTCAAGCACGGCATCTATGCGGTGCGGGTCGGCTGCGGCGCTGAGCGCCTCGATGGCGTGGCGAGCTTCGGCCGCCGCCCGACCTTCGACAACGGCGCGCCCCTCCTGGAAATCTTCCTGTTCGACTTCAAGGGCGACCTCTACGGCCAGACGCTCGACTGCGCCTTCGTCGGCTTCATCCGCGAGGAGCTGAAATTCGACAGCCTGGAGGCCCTGATCCGCCAAATGGACGACGATTCCGCCCGCGCCCGCGCCATGCTGGCCGCTGCCCCGGACGCGTTTCCGCGGCTTGGCGTGATCGATTGA
- a CDS encoding response regulator: MAVDLSMPVLVVDDYSTMIRIIRNLLKQLGFDNIDDASDGSAALNKMRGKKYGLVISDWNMEPMTGYDLLREVRADPNLATTPFIMITAESKTENVIAAKKAGVNNYIVKPFNAATLKTKIEAVFPDMASA; this comes from the coding sequence ATGGCGGTTGATTTGTCGATGCCGGTTCTGGTGGTGGATGACTATAGCACCATGATCCGTATCATCAGGAATCTGCTGAAGCAGCTTGGCTTCGATAATATCGATGATGCCAGCGACGGTTCGGCGGCTCTGAACAAGATGCGCGGCAAGAAGTACGGGCTCGTGATTTCCGACTGGAACATGGAGCCGATGACCGGTTACGACCTGCTGCGCGAAGTGCGCGCGGACCCCAACCTCGCCACCACGCCCTTCATCATGATCACGGCCGAGTCGAAGACCGAGAACGTGATCGCGGCCAAGAAGGCCGGCGTGAACAATTACATCGTCAAGCCGTTCAACGCGGCGACGCTGAAGACCAAGATCGAAGCGGTCTTCCCGGACATGGCGAGCGCGTAA
- a CDS encoding TIGR01459 family HAD-type hydrolase: MTTLHFAEGLRELVGDVEVVLSDIWGVVHNGLESFPEACEALHTYRSRGGTVILITNAPRPADSVQRQLRKLGVADETYDAIVSSGDLTRLYVAEHPGSKMFWLGPERDNSIYRGLDAATAPLEEADYIVCTGLYDDETETAEDYRSMMLKARERKLTLVCANPDIVVERGDRLIYCAGAIAELYRELGGEVIFYGKPHRPIYERAMRLAGERQGHMIDRKKVLAIGDSVRTDLTGAREFGIDCLFVTRGIHSEEFEGLDQLDPKSVLELFGHPPKALMRELKW, from the coding sequence ATGACCACACTGCATTTCGCCGAAGGCTTGCGTGAGCTCGTGGGCGACGTCGAGGTCGTGCTCAGCGACATCTGGGGCGTGGTCCATAACGGCCTGGAATCGTTCCCCGAAGCCTGCGAGGCGCTGCACACCTATCGCAGTCGCGGCGGCACGGTGATCCTGATCACCAACGCGCCACGGCCGGCCGATTCCGTGCAGCGGCAGTTGCGCAAGCTCGGCGTTGCCGACGAGACCTATGACGCCATCGTGTCATCGGGCGATCTGACCCGGCTCTATGTCGCCGAGCATCCCGGAAGCAAGATGTTCTGGCTCGGCCCCGAGCGCGACAATTCGATCTATCGCGGCCTCGATGCGGCGACCGCGCCGCTGGAGGAAGCCGACTACATCGTCTGCACCGGCCTCTATGACGACGAGACCGAAACGGCGGAGGACTACCGCAGCATGATGCTGAAGGCGCGCGAGCGCAAGCTGACGCTGGTCTGCGCCAATCCCGATATCGTGGTCGAGCGCGGCGACCGGCTGATCTATTGCGCCGGCGCGATCGCGGAGCTCTACCGCGAGCTCGGCGGCGAGGTGATCTTCTACGGCAAGCCGCACCGGCCGATCTACGAGCGCGCGATGCGGCTGGCGGGCGAGCGCCAGGGTCATATGATCGACCGGAAGAAGGTGCTGGCGATCGGCGATTCCGTCCGCACCGACCTCACCGGCGCGCGCGAGTTCGGCATCGACTGCCTGTTCGTGACCCGCGGCATCCATTCCGAGGAGTTCGAAGGTCTCGACCAACTCGACCCGAAGTCCGTGCTGGAATTGTTCGGCCATCCGCCGAAGGCGCTGATGCGCGAATTGAAATGGTGA
- a CDS encoding EAL domain-containing protein, producing the protein MIRISTIFIAICMVLVAASLGLVLYAVAGISGTESAIVALTALTFLILYNAVSMRLRDRSDVGGQIADLSRGTADLARQVAEFGRRLAAIEGRIASSNSTNSDRIQSVVGEINELGGLVKQLATTVSAHEDLLAGAAPVPAAVARPESEAPIDLAASFDEKPVAPPPHPTPQARPAAPSVQAQTANPAHATNGRNQTQLLATLRNAIDENRIDIFLQPMVTLPQRKVRFYEAVTRLRDERDQLIAAEEFISIAEASGLIGRIDNMVMLRCVQVLRRLMVRNKEVGVFCNVAASTLGNSTSFAQCLDFLEANRALAPSLVLEFKQSTFRNLGLAETENLAALAQRGFRFSIDHVTDLRIEPRELADRGVRFIKVPATLLLDPRQASASDIHPSDLSDLLGRFGIDLIAERIEGERAVVDLLDYDVRFGQGFLFAPPRPLRPEGASATGGAAPNQAQDIQGSNGSASPSPGAASATPQRITGNAALARRI; encoded by the coding sequence ATGATTCGCATTTCGACGATCTTCATCGCCATCTGCATGGTTCTGGTCGCGGCCTCGCTCGGGCTGGTTCTCTACGCGGTCGCCGGCATCAGCGGCACCGAATCCGCGATTGTGGCGCTGACGGCGCTGACCTTCCTGATCCTCTACAACGCCGTGTCGATGCGGTTGCGCGACCGCAGCGACGTCGGCGGCCAGATCGCCGACCTCTCGCGCGGCACCGCCGATCTCGCTCGCCAGGTCGCCGAGTTCGGCCGCCGCCTCGCGGCGATCGAGGGACGGATCGCCTCGTCCAATTCGACCAACTCCGACCGCATCCAGTCGGTGGTCGGCGAGATCAACGAACTCGGCGGGCTGGTCAAGCAACTCGCCACCACGGTGTCGGCCCACGAGGACCTGCTGGCCGGCGCAGCGCCAGTGCCCGCTGCCGTTGCGCGGCCGGAATCGGAGGCGCCAATCGATTTGGCTGCATCCTTTGACGAGAAGCCGGTCGCCCCGCCCCCGCATCCCACGCCGCAAGCGCGGCCAGCAGCACCGTCGGTCCAGGCCCAGACCGCCAATCCGGCTCACGCCACCAACGGCCGTAATCAGACCCAGCTGCTGGCGACGCTGCGCAACGCGATCGACGAGAACCGCATCGACATCTTCCTCCAGCCGATGGTGACGCTGCCGCAGCGCAAGGTGCGGTTCTACGAGGCGGTGACGCGCCTGCGCGACGAGCGCGACCAGCTGATCGCGGCCGAGGAGTTCATCAGCATCGCAGAAGCCTCCGGGCTGATCGGGCGCATCGACAACATGGTGATGCTGCGCTGCGTGCAGGTGCTGCGGCGCCTGATGGTGCGCAACAAGGAGGTCGGCGTGTTCTGCAACGTCGCGGCCTCCACGCTGGGCAATTCCACCAGCTTCGCGCAGTGCCTCGACTTCCTCGAAGCCAACCGGGCGCTGGCGCCCTCGCTGGTGCTGGAATTCAAGCAGTCGACCTTCCGCAATCTCGGCCTGGCCGAGACCGAGAATCTCGCCGCGCTCGCCCAGCGCGGCTTCCGCTTCTCGATCGATCATGTCACCGATCTCAGGATCGAACCGCGCGAGCTCGCCGATCGCGGCGTGCGCTTCATCAAGGTGCCGGCGACGCTGCTGCTCGACCCCAGGCAGGCGTCCGCCTCGGACATCCATCCGTCCGACCTCTCCGACCTGCTCGGCCGCTTCGGCATCGACCTGATCGCCGAGCGGATCGAGGGCGAGCGCGCCGTGGTCGATCTGCTCGACTACGACGTGCGATTTGGCCAGGGCTTTCTGTTCGCACCGCCCCGGCCATTGCGACCGGAGGGGGCATCTGCTACCGGCGGGGCCGCGCCGAACCAGGCGCAGGACATCCAAGGATCCAATGGCTCCGCTTCCCCCAGCCCAGGCGCGGCGTCAGCCACGCCTCAACGCATCACCGGCAACGCGGCGCTCGCGCGCCGCATCTGA